One Candidatus Binatia bacterium genomic region harbors:
- a CDS encoding sulfurtransferase: MFRRKLATNWVLAITMLALGGLGCGDSQPSFIVDGAWLESRLNDPDVRILDARFVSQEFEEAHIPGAQRLEPYQIASTIDGIPAQVTPRTMAAPLLEGLGLRPEDTIVVYGLAPEYDPARVVWALRYYGYPDVRYLDGGWSQWQAEARPTVSGPASVVGGGTLPASIDENLRVGGEWILEQLGPAPYLDTQIQIIDARSPGEYLAGRIPTAIDRRWSINLNEGLVLPESDLQELYAGLDKQKTTVVYCLAGWRASLSWIVLKSLGFRDVRVYDGSWFEWGPPSPFPIETTG, from the coding sequence ATGTTCAGACGAAAACTCGCAACTAATTGGGTCCTTGCGATCACCATGCTGGCGCTCGGCGGGCTTGGCTGCGGAGACTCGCAGCCTTCCTTCATCGTGGACGGCGCCTGGCTTGAATCAAGGTTGAACGATCCCGACGTGCGCATTCTCGACGCCCGATTCGTGAGTCAGGAATTCGAGGAGGCTCATATCCCCGGCGCCCAACGTCTCGAACCCTACCAGATCGCTTCGACGATCGATGGTATCCCGGCACAGGTAACCCCGCGCACCATGGCCGCACCTCTCCTGGAAGGCCTCGGGCTCCGACCCGAAGACACGATCGTCGTCTATGGCCTGGCGCCTGAATACGACCCGGCACGCGTGGTTTGGGCGTTGCGCTATTACGGATACCCCGATGTGCGTTACCTCGATGGCGGATGGAGCCAATGGCAGGCCGAAGCGCGCCCCACGGTGTCAGGCCCCGCTTCGGTCGTCGGCGGCGGCACCCTGCCAGCTTCCATCGATGAAAACTTGCGGGTGGGTGGCGAATGGATTCTGGAACAACTCGGGCCAGCCCCGTATCTGGATACGCAAATCCAGATTATCGATGCGCGCTCTCCCGGCGAATATCTGGCGGGTCGGATCCCGACCGCGATCGACCGACGCTGGTCGATCAATCTGAACGAAGGCTTGGTTTTGCCCGAATCTGATTTGCAGGAACTCTATGCCGGCCTCGACAAGCAAAAAACGACCGTAGTGTACTGCCTCGCAGGCTGGCGAGCCTCGCTAAGCTGGATTGTGCTCAAGTCTCTCGGATTCAGGGACGTGCGCGTCTATGACGGATCCTGGTTCGAATGGGGCCCTCCCAGCCCCTTTCCGATCGAAACAACCGGATAA
- a CDS encoding amidase codes for MILETRIAVRNPQGAYFTVCVSPTVEPEPNRSYRSFMVDESILNSSPADLVRDITSRSRTCSEVLEAFLARIEAVNPAINAICTLDESGAREQAALLDAALSRGEQPGPLFGLPIAIKDLVETRGLRTTQGSPLLSDWVPDHDQLFVTRLRDAGAIVIGKTNTPEFGAGSQTFNPIFGATRNPYDLSRTVGGSSGGAAAALASRMLPIADGSDFGGSLRNPASFCNVVGFRVSPGVVPAYPKRALYEDLAVLGPMGRETTDVALLLSVMAGADPRDPLSNAAPAFDFREDLRADFRGRRIAWSPDLGFLPVEREVRDVLAKSVETFADLDCQVEEAAPDLRGAEEVFLTLRSARFVGAFASVPEEARPMLKDTIRWNIDQGINLTPVEIAAAEARRADLYQGLLEFFTNFDFLALPAVQVAPFAVETEWVEEIEGQRLENYLQWMQSCCVISLMPVPALSVPGGFTESGLPVGLQLVGRPRGDWELLQLAHAFEQATRFFDRRPATPEPQI; via the coding sequence GTGATTTTAGAGACACGCATTGCCGTGCGCAATCCTCAGGGCGCGTATTTCACCGTCTGCGTTTCGCCAACTGTGGAACCCGAACCGAATCGATCCTATAGAAGTTTCATGGTCGACGAGTCCATCCTGAACAGTTCGCCCGCAGATCTGGTGCGCGACATCACCTCTCGCAGTCGGACCTGCAGCGAAGTCCTCGAGGCCTTCCTTGCCAGAATTGAGGCGGTCAACCCTGCGATCAACGCCATCTGCACACTGGATGAAAGCGGTGCCCGGGAGCAGGCAGCGCTGCTGGATGCAGCACTGAGTCGCGGCGAACAACCCGGTCCACTCTTTGGTCTACCGATCGCGATCAAGGATCTGGTCGAAACCCGCGGCCTGCGCACAACCCAGGGATCGCCACTGCTGAGCGATTGGGTTCCCGATCACGACCAGCTCTTTGTCACGCGCCTGCGCGACGCCGGCGCCATCGTGATCGGAAAAACCAATACCCCGGAGTTCGGCGCCGGTTCCCAAACCTTCAATCCGATTTTCGGGGCCACCCGTAATCCCTACGACCTTTCCCGAACGGTCGGCGGCAGCAGCGGTGGTGCTGCCGCGGCATTGGCTTCGCGAATGCTACCGATCGCGGATGGCAGCGACTTCGGTGGTTCGTTGCGCAACCCGGCCAGCTTCTGCAACGTGGTCGGTTTTCGTGTTTCACCGGGAGTCGTTCCCGCCTATCCCAAGCGCGCCCTCTACGAAGACCTCGCGGTCCTCGGCCCCATGGGGCGCGAGACCACCGACGTCGCCCTGCTCCTGTCGGTCATGGCAGGAGCCGACCCTCGGGATCCGCTCTCGAATGCCGCCCCTGCATTCGACTTTCGCGAGGATCTGCGAGCAGATTTCCGAGGCCGACGGATCGCCTGGTCGCCGGATCTCGGTTTCCTCCCGGTGGAGAGAGAAGTTCGCGATGTGCTCGCAAAATCCGTCGAGACCTTTGCCGACCTCGACTGCCAAGTCGAAGAGGCCGCCCCGGATCTGCGCGGCGCCGAGGAGGTCTTCCTGACCTTGCGCTCGGCCCGGTTCGTCGGGGCCTTCGCCTCGGTTCCGGAAGAAGCGCGGCCCATGCTCAAAGATACGATTCGCTGGAACATCGATCAGGGAATCAACCTGACCCCGGTCGAGATCGCCGCGGCCGAGGCGCGTCGTGCCGATCTTTACCAGGGACTTTTGGAGTTTTTCACAAACTTCGATTTTCTGGCTCTGCCCGCGGTACAGGTCGCGCCCTTTGCGGTCGAAACCGAGTGGGTCGAAGAGATCGAGGGGCAAAGGCTGGAGAACTATCTCCAATGGATGCAATCGTGCTGCGTGATCTCGCTGATGCCCGTACCCGCCCTGTCGGTCCCCGGAGGCTTCACCGAATCCGGCCTCCCTGTCGGACTGCAGTTGGTGGGCCGCCCTCGCGGCGACTGGGAACTCCTGCAATTGGCCCACGCGTTCGAGCAAGCCACGCGTTTTTTCGACAGACGGCCGGCTACGCCCGAACCGCAAATCTGA
- a CDS encoding PQQ-dependent sugar dehydrogenase, translated as MALLGGCSGNSAEPQPEPAPVPLDYSCQLIEEGFGPQGQVDIDVEVAVSGLEIPWSIGFLPDGSWLVTERGGDVRRIDPQGVLDPQPVITVPAARAGEGGLLGLAIHPEFSENNYFYLFYTGTDDGELNNRIERYILAEDGRQAALDRTILEGMPANRYHDGGRLRFGSDGMLYATMGDAGVPDLAPDPASLAGKVLRIDPDGGIPEDNPFPDSAAWLIGVRNSQGIDWREDGRMVLVDHGPSFEFGLRGLDEINIADAGENLGWPAITGCETGPGLAAPSMSWKEAMPPGGLAIYTGDEIPQWKGDALIGVLGFGGATGHLHRIRLDAVGNVTLSEVYLLGEYGRLRDVIMGPDGGLYVTTSNCDGRGDCPENKDVILRIGR; from the coding sequence ATGGCACTCCTGGGAGGCTGCTCGGGCAATAGTGCGGAACCGCAACCCGAACCCGCGCCGGTCCCGCTGGACTATAGCTGCCAACTGATCGAAGAAGGTTTCGGCCCTCAGGGGCAAGTGGATATCGATGTCGAGGTCGCGGTATCCGGTCTCGAGATCCCCTGGTCGATCGGCTTTCTCCCCGATGGGAGCTGGCTGGTTACCGAACGCGGAGGTGATGTACGCCGCATCGATCCTCAGGGCGTACTCGACCCACAGCCAGTGATCACGGTTCCGGCTGCGCGCGCCGGAGAAGGCGGCCTTCTAGGGCTGGCGATCCACCCCGAATTCTCGGAAAACAACTACTTCTATCTCTTCTACACAGGGACCGACGATGGTGAGCTCAACAACCGCATCGAGCGCTACATTCTCGCGGAAGATGGCCGGCAAGCTGCTCTGGATCGAACGATTCTCGAAGGCATGCCCGCCAACCGTTACCACGATGGCGGACGTCTGCGCTTCGGGTCCGACGGGATGCTCTACGCCACCATGGGCGACGCCGGCGTCCCCGACCTCGCGCCGGATCCCGCCAGTTTGGCCGGCAAGGTGCTGCGCATCGATCCGGACGGCGGTATCCCCGAGGACAACCCCTTCCCCGATAGCGCGGCCTGGTTGATTGGCGTGCGCAATAGTCAGGGAATCGACTGGCGGGAGGACGGGCGGATGGTTCTGGTCGACCATGGCCCCAGTTTCGAGTTCGGACTCCGCGGTCTGGACGAAATCAATATTGCCGATGCCGGCGAAAACCTCGGATGGCCAGCGATCACCGGCTGCGAGACCGGACCCGGCCTCGCAGCGCCTTCCATGAGCTGGAAGGAAGCCATGCCCCCCGGCGGTCTGGCCATCTACACCGGGGACGAGATCCCACAGTGGAAGGGGGATGCTTTGATCGGCGTACTCGGATTCGGCGGGGCCACCGGTCATCTGCACCGAATTCGTCTCGACGCCGTCGGCAATGTGACGCTCTCCGAGGTCTACCTGCTGGGCGAATATGGGCGGCTCCGCGATGTGATCATGGGGCCCGATGGCGGCCTGTACGTAACCACCAGCAATTGCGACGGACGCGGCGACTGCCCGGAAAACAAGGATGTGATCCTGCGCATCGGCCGCTGA
- a CDS encoding phosphotransferase — protein sequence MSSHPDIVFPADVADLDKEVLTRAISARIPGVVVEDFQILTTKYAGEGVASTADRVVLELVYAAGAPSDLPTRLILKTMLVGPHAPPEMYETEVRFYGEIQPEIQMETPLSFGAQFSGEAGNFGILMEDLERRGARFPKATETVSLSEVKSLLGQLARLHAHFWRSNRFATDLQWIPTPLAGGMQTIFTNFGYEFVQSQVDMHPFKQELIAPLGRSVRQLWDSLTIVREEQASLPATVLHGDTHIGNTYLLPNERGGFLDWQLMTRGCFAADITYLMVTALPTEVRRTHQTDLVRFYLDALREHGADPVPSFEEAWLLCRKASLWGLVIGWLICPPANYGEEVTAKNIERTATAVADLDALAAIG from the coding sequence ATGTCATCGCATCCGGACATAGTATTCCCGGCCGATGTCGCCGACCTCGACAAGGAGGTCCTGACCCGGGCAATCTCGGCTCGGATTCCGGGCGTGGTCGTGGAAGATTTCCAGATCCTCACGACAAAATATGCCGGCGAAGGCGTTGCCTCTACCGCCGACCGCGTTGTGCTCGAGCTGGTCTATGCCGCAGGGGCACCATCGGACTTGCCCACGCGGTTGATCCTGAAGACCATGCTGGTCGGCCCCCATGCCCCGCCCGAGATGTACGAGACCGAGGTGCGTTTCTACGGCGAGATCCAGCCCGAAATCCAAATGGAAACGCCACTTTCCTTTGGCGCCCAATTCAGTGGCGAGGCCGGAAATTTCGGCATCCTGATGGAAGACCTCGAGCGGCGCGGTGCGCGCTTTCCCAAGGCCACCGAAACCGTGAGCCTCAGCGAGGTGAAATCGCTGTTGGGACAACTGGCACGACTGCATGCTCATTTCTGGCGCAGCAACCGATTTGCCACCGATCTGCAGTGGATCCCCACACCGCTTGCGGGCGGCATGCAGACCATTTTCACAAATTTTGGCTACGAGTTCGTACAGAGCCAGGTCGACATGCATCCCTTCAAACAGGAACTGATCGCCCCGCTCGGGCGTTCGGTCCGCCAACTTTGGGATTCCCTGACAATCGTCCGTGAAGAACAGGCCAGCCTGCCAGCGACTGTGCTGCACGGCGACACGCATATCGGCAACACCTACCTTCTGCCCAACGAACGCGGTGGGTTTCTGGACTGGCAGTTAATGACTCGTGGCTGCTTTGCCGCAGACATCACCTATTTAATGGTCACAGCACTCCCGACCGAAGTGCGCCGGACGCATCAAACCGACCTGGTGCGCTTCTATCTCGATGCCTTGCGGGAGCATGGCGCCGATCCGGTGCCGTCCTTCGAGGAGGCTTGGCTGCTCTGTCGCAAAGCCTCTCTATGGGGCCTGGTGATCGGCTGGCTGATCTGCCCGCCCGCAAACTATGGGGAAGAAGTCACGGCAAAAAATATCGAGCGGACCGCGACCGCCGTGGCCGATCTCGACGCGCTCGCTGCGATCGGCTGA
- a CDS encoding alpha/beta fold hydrolase yields MIFLVGCGSSDSGSANNVEGLPRKGSFGVGRVTLNLADESRVTPATKNSAVLESRTLVTDVYYPAASGKPGAVSQGAPPAAGKGPFPLLVVAHGLFGSRTNFTGTLGLLASRGYVVAALDFPLTNFSTYTSQTVWLPDLFDQPLDISFVIDSLTGSGDPAANEFAGIVDGDRIGLVGHSFGGATVLLTGFSGVISDPRVDAIVALSPFTCFFGAESFANGTAPVLLLHGTSDAILERVWSDELDEFLPATQVYGRIVGGDHMGFVSDPTRPEGERDMEFAEVVSSAEEAATDSLAEFALAAVAVVPGTDLARCALRPLIALPNPDLDPLISMDRQRAISEASMIAFFDAYVRDNAEAEAFLFDGLQDLAPEMQVTTKQ; encoded by the coding sequence ATGATATTTCTCGTCGGATGCGGATCGAGTGATTCCGGTTCGGCGAACAATGTGGAGGGTCTGCCTCGAAAGGGTTCGTTTGGGGTCGGGCGGGTAACCCTGAATCTGGCGGATGAGAGTCGTGTCACGCCCGCGACCAAAAACTCGGCAGTGCTGGAGTCCCGAACATTGGTCACCGATGTCTACTATCCTGCTGCGAGCGGCAAGCCTGGTGCGGTGTCCCAAGGCGCGCCGCCGGCCGCGGGCAAAGGCCCGTTTCCATTGCTGGTCGTCGCACATGGCTTGTTTGGCAGTCGCACGAATTTCACCGGGACGCTGGGGCTTCTTGCCAGTCGTGGCTATGTGGTGGCCGCGCTCGATTTTCCGCTGACGAATTTTTCTACCTACACTTCGCAGACAGTCTGGCTTCCCGATCTCTTTGACCAGCCACTCGATATATCGTTTGTCATCGATAGCCTCACAGGTTCCGGCGATCCCGCCGCCAACGAGTTCGCGGGAATCGTGGATGGAGACCGAATCGGTCTGGTGGGGCATTCTTTTGGCGGGGCTACGGTTCTCCTGACCGGGTTTTCCGGTGTTATCTCGGATCCGCGGGTCGATGCGATTGTGGCGCTCTCTCCGTTTACCTGTTTCTTCGGCGCCGAGAGCTTTGCCAACGGAACAGCTCCGGTGTTGTTGCTGCACGGAACCAGCGACGCGATTCTCGAGAGGGTCTGGAGTGACGAACTCGACGAGTTCTTGCCGGCGACTCAGGTCTACGGGCGCATTGTCGGAGGCGATCATATGGGATTTGTGTCCGACCCGACACGTCCCGAGGGGGAGCGGGATATGGAGTTCGCGGAGGTGGTCTCCAGCGCCGAGGAAGCCGCGACGGACTCGCTGGCCGAGTTTGCCTTGGCGGCGGTCGCTGTCGTTCCGGGGACGGACTTGGCTCGCTGTGCACTTCGTCCGTTGATCGCGCTTCCGAATCCGGATTTGGATCCCTTGATATCGATGGACCGGCAGCGCGCGATCAGCGAAGCATCCATGATCGCGTTTTTCGACGCCTATGTCCGCGACAATGCGGAAGCAGAGGCGTTCCTGTTTGATGGCTTGCAGGATTTGGCGCCGGAGATGCAAGTGACAACGAAGCAGTGA
- a CDS encoding acyltransferase — protein MLDSMPSYQRFSEREFFGSLNGLRAIAALLVVWHHCHQGIDFGRIGTRMGHVGVSLFFVLSGFLIVTLLIRERRKTADIDLRAFYGRRTLRIMPLYYAVVILTLLFVLGFDSGSSEAEALRVGLPYLLTYTTNWVPVVSFLAITWTLATEEQFYLFWPQIQKRIADSIWVPAALLVLSEAIRFRLLDPVFHALGWDLAKAPFLLIGGFTPILLGVFLAYALNSPTGFRRCARVFGHRFAPLAVLVILVLALLWMPGGWASFRTTQDALVNLTLYVLLTLVIGSTVIREDHALASALSIRWVSWLGVISYGIYLLHLPVNRLVDFALPDLTPVVRLLTITVFTVLAADLSYRFFERPFLRMKEKFGISRV, from the coding sequence ATGCTCGACTCGATGCCCTCCTACCAGAGATTTTCGGAGCGCGAATTTTTCGGTTCCCTCAATGGCCTTCGTGCGATCGCCGCGCTTCTGGTGGTCTGGCACCACTGTCATCAGGGGATTGATTTCGGTCGCATCGGGACTCGGATGGGCCATGTCGGCGTATCGCTTTTCTTTGTCTTGAGTGGTTTTCTGATCGTGACCTTGCTGATCCGGGAGCGCAGGAAGACTGCGGATATCGACCTGAGAGCTTTTTATGGTCGGCGGACTCTGCGAATTATGCCGCTCTACTATGCGGTCGTCATTCTGACGCTTCTATTCGTTCTGGGTTTCGATTCCGGTAGTTCCGAAGCTGAAGCTCTGAGGGTGGGATTGCCCTACCTGCTCACCTACACGACCAATTGGGTTCCCGTCGTGAGTTTTTTGGCGATCACTTGGACGCTCGCGACCGAAGAGCAATTTTATTTGTTCTGGCCACAAATTCAGAAACGCATTGCTGATTCGATTTGGGTCCCTGCAGCGCTGCTGGTTCTGAGTGAGGCGATTCGCTTTCGCCTGCTCGATCCGGTCTTCCATGCTCTGGGCTGGGATCTTGCCAAAGCGCCCTTCCTTTTGATCGGGGGTTTCACACCGATCTTGTTGGGTGTGTTTCTGGCCTATGCGCTGAATTCTCCAACCGGGTTCCGCCGATGTGCTCGTGTTTTCGGTCACCGCTTTGCGCCCTTGGCGGTTTTGGTGATCCTGGTTCTGGCGCTCCTGTGGATGCCGGGCGGTTGGGCCTCCTTTCGGACGACGCAAGATGCACTGGTGAACCTCACTCTCTATGTTCTGCTGACACTCGTGATTGGTTCGACCGTGATTCGTGAGGATCACGCGCTGGCGTCCGCGTTGTCGATCAGGTGGGTGTCATGGTTGGGGGTGATCAGTTACGGGATTTATTTGTTGCATCTACCCGTGAACCGTCTCGTGGATTTCGCCCTTCCTGATCTGACCCCGGTCGTCCGGTTGCTCACTATTACCGTATTTACGGTTCTGGCAGCGGATCTCAGCTACCGCTTCTTCGAGAGACCCTTTTTGCGGATGAAAGAGAAGTTTGGCATCTCGCGTGTCTGA
- a CDS encoding DUF1552 domain-containing protein produces the protein MKRHSLSRRRFLRGALQTGALVSVGLPFLEIFLNGNGDALASGQNLPRRFGTWFWGNGVTPEQWIPLEEGSEFEVTPELEPLANLRDHLTILSGFDVRVGGRGNQVHYTGYMGTLTGETPISGQISTLPTFDVMISDKIGGETRFRSLDMAATGNPAHSYSQRNQNSVNIPEPTALSLYQRVFGPSFAGTNTDDWKPSPELMLQKSVLSITQDDRRRLEKAVGAADRARLDQYFTSLREIESQLAIQLIKPTPLESCAVPEQPPETAPTSSLADVEENHKLMSQVIALALACDQSRVFNVLFSPAGSDLYIPGGTANHHVLTHTEPRDQKLGYQVECAGFVLRSMEAWAYFLETLAAIPEGDGNLLDNCLILAHSEHSEASKHDVRGLPLMLAGSAGGKIKPGSHLRGNGSPVTRIGLTAQQLMGLEVNQFGIAENTTRDPLTDILS, from the coding sequence ATGAAGAGACACTCTCTCAGTCGGAGGCGCTTTCTGCGTGGCGCACTGCAAACGGGTGCCTTGGTTTCGGTCGGCCTTCCCTTTCTCGAGATCTTCCTGAATGGCAACGGCGACGCTCTTGCCTCGGGACAGAATTTACCGCGCCGGTTCGGCACGTGGTTCTGGGGCAACGGCGTCACTCCCGAGCAGTGGATTCCGCTCGAGGAGGGCTCCGAATTCGAGGTGACGCCTGAACTGGAGCCATTGGCCAACCTTCGCGATCATTTGACCATCTTGTCCGGATTTGATGTGCGCGTCGGCGGCCGCGGCAATCAGGTGCATTACACCGGCTACATGGGAACACTGACGGGCGAGACCCCGATTTCCGGTCAAATCTCGACTCTCCCGACTTTCGACGTGATGATTTCGGACAAGATCGGCGGGGAAACCCGCTTTCGTTCTCTCGACATGGCCGCTACCGGCAACCCCGCCCACAGCTACAGCCAGCGGAATCAGAATTCCGTCAACATCCCGGAGCCAACAGCGCTCAGCCTCTACCAGCGCGTTTTCGGGCCTTCCTTTGCCGGCACAAACACTGACGACTGGAAGCCCTCTCCCGAATTGATGCTTCAGAAGAGCGTCCTGTCCATCACTCAGGACGATCGGCGCCGCCTCGAAAAAGCGGTCGGTGCTGCCGATCGTGCGCGTCTGGATCAGTACTTCACCTCGCTCCGGGAGATCGAAAGCCAGTTGGCCATTCAGTTGATCAAGCCCACGCCGCTTGAATCCTGCGCTGTGCCCGAGCAACCTCCGGAAACCGCGCCGACGAGCTCGCTTGCCGATGTGGAGGAAAACCACAAGCTGATGTCGCAGGTGATCGCTCTCGCTCTCGCCTGCGATCAATCGCGAGTTTTCAACGTACTCTTTTCACCAGCGGGCAGCGACTTGTACATTCCCGGCGGCACGGCGAACCATCATGTTCTGACCCACACCGAGCCGCGCGATCAAAAACTGGGCTACCAGGTAGAATGTGCAGGCTTTGTCCTTCGCTCGATGGAAGCGTGGGCCTACTTTCTCGAAACGCTGGCTGCAATCCCCGAAGGTGATGGCAACTTGCTGGATAATTGTCTGATTCTCGCACACTCCGAACACTCCGAGGCAAGCAAGCACGACGTCCGGGGACTCCCGCTGATGCTTGCCGGAAGCGCTGGCGGCAAAATCAAACCCGGATCTCACCTGCGCGGCAACGGCAGTCCAGTCACCCGCATCGGACTGACGGCACAGCAACTCATGGGGCTTGAAGTGAACCAGTTCGGCATCGCCGAAAACACCACCAGAGATCCACTTACGGACATTTTGAGCTGA
- a CDS encoding DUF1592 domain-containing protein, which produces MVDSLFNNPVYLHLAINHLPVIGLLIAWIVLAFGAVTRDRACAVVGMILVCGTAGSAAFVVSAGEAAYQLVLPALDGPARERLDLHADVAGEWIQQIYLVAGIALLGTLIAVARPSWTTPAASIVGLLTIGALLSGATIAKSGGEIRHVAGAHKPSPSRMALLEASPPSPQPPVLRLLTARQYREAVSGIFGPEIVIPDRFPPEIRRSGLIALGRSKETITPSGMERYIGMATTISQQAMSESHRERLVKCSASVTQIETRRCEQKFLQRVASQLFRREVLEEEIVQRGEILQRSKNSTTAELPETQAVLTSLLLSPEFLFRIEELAENSSGDLDGMLSDETLATKISYLLVNQAPDDELRKAAARGELQDEQLLASQVDRLLESPGVREGLGAFFADMFRLRDLPQASKDVGIYPSFDRQLVEDAREQTLLVVLDHVVDQNRDYRDLFTTSKTYLNRTLGPLYRVPVYNETGWEPREFPPGHLRSGILSHPSFHIQHSHEDRSSATLRGQFVRETFLCKPVPPAPADVDFSLFDDDENPDQATARDRLAAHSSEGSCRACHRLTDPIGLGLEAFDAVGQLREYENGAIIDVSGELDGVSFESSAELGVAIRNHPELAPCLVETLYRYASGREISIEEVGTIQNLQSKFEDSGYRILPLLRAIATSEAFRRGRLPDQSPVVQSSQIASKRS; this is translated from the coding sequence GGGATGATTTTGGTCTGCGGCACAGCAGGTAGCGCAGCCTTTGTCGTATCTGCCGGCGAGGCGGCCTACCAATTGGTCCTGCCGGCACTCGACGGTCCTGCCCGAGAGAGGCTCGACCTCCACGCAGACGTCGCCGGGGAGTGGATCCAGCAGATCTATTTGGTGGCCGGAATCGCCTTGCTGGGCACCCTGATCGCCGTCGCGCGCCCCTCCTGGACAACGCCCGCTGCGAGCATTGTTGGATTGCTGACGATTGGCGCCCTCCTTTCCGGGGCGACCATTGCAAAATCCGGCGGCGAAATTCGACATGTCGCGGGCGCGCATAAACCCTCGCCGTCCCGGATGGCCCTGCTCGAGGCCTCTCCACCTTCGCCACAACCACCGGTTCTTCGGCTTCTGACGGCGCGACAATACCGAGAGGCGGTCTCTGGAATCTTCGGACCCGAGATTGTCATTCCCGATCGATTTCCTCCCGAGATACGCAGATCCGGACTGATCGCCCTTGGTCGCTCCAAGGAAACCATTACCCCATCCGGGATGGAGAGGTACATCGGGATGGCCACCACCATTTCCCAGCAAGCCATGTCCGAGTCGCACCGCGAGAGACTCGTGAAGTGCAGTGCGTCCGTAACCCAAATCGAAACCAGACGATGCGAGCAGAAATTTCTGCAGCGGGTTGCCAGTCAGCTTTTTCGCAGAGAGGTCCTCGAGGAGGAAATTGTTCAACGTGGGGAGATTCTGCAGAGGAGCAAAAACAGCACAACAGCCGAGCTTCCCGAAACACAAGCGGTTCTGACAAGTTTGCTGCTTTCGCCCGAATTTCTCTTTCGTATCGAGGAACTGGCTGAAAACTCTTCCGGCGATCTCGACGGTATGTTGAGTGACGAGACTCTGGCAACGAAGATCTCCTATTTACTGGTGAACCAGGCCCCGGATGACGAACTCCGAAAAGCAGCGGCACGCGGCGAACTTCAGGATGAACAACTTCTCGCAAGCCAGGTAGACCGCCTGCTCGAGTCGCCCGGCGTCCGCGAAGGTCTGGGCGCGTTCTTCGCCGACATGTTCCGCCTGCGCGATCTTCCGCAAGCCAGCAAGGATGTCGGCATCTACCCTTCATTCGACCGCCAACTTGTTGAAGATGCGCGCGAACAAACCTTGCTGGTGGTACTCGATCATGTGGTGGATCAAAATCGCGACTACCGAGACCTGTTTACCACCTCCAAAACTTACCTGAACCGAACCCTCGGGCCGCTCTATCGCGTCCCTGTGTACAACGAGACCGGCTGGGAGCCCCGCGAATTTCCGCCCGGGCATCTTCGTTCCGGAATCCTCTCGCACCCCAGCTTCCACATCCAGCACTCCCATGAAGATCGCAGCTCGGCGACACTTCGTGGGCAATTTGTCCGTGAGACCTTTCTCTGCAAGCCAGTGCCGCCGGCACCCGCCGACGTCGACTTCTCCTTATTCGACGATGACGAAAACCCTGATCAGGCGACCGCGCGGGATCGCCTTGCAGCTCATTCCTCCGAGGGAAGCTGCCGGGCGTGCCATCGCCTGACCGACCCGATAGGACTGGGCCTCGAAGCATTTGATGCCGTGGGACAACTGCGAGAGTACGAGAATGGCGCGATCATCGACGTCAGCGGAGAACTCGACGGGGTCAGCTTCGAGAGTTCAGCCGAACTCGGGGTCGCGATTCGAAACCACCCCGAGTTGGCACCCTGCCTTGTAGAAACGCTCTATCGCTACGCGTCCGGACGAGAAATTTCGATCGAAGAGGTTGGAACGATTCAGAATCTGCAGTCAAAATTCGAGGACTCCGGTTATCGGATCCTCCCGCTCCTCCGCGCCATCGCCACCAGCGAGGCCTTTCGCCGAGGACGGCTTCCCGATCAGTCACCCGTCGTCCAATCGAGCCAGATCGCGAGCAAAAGATCATGA